The sequence below is a genomic window from Desulfovibrio litoralis DSM 11393.
AACCACGCCAATAAAGACTGCTGTTTTTACAGCTCGTTAGAGACAGCGTTCATGATTTTGTAATTGGACAACATCGCAAAGCCCGCAGTAAAACCGCATTTCAAGCCGAACTCTTACGCCTTCCCGGAATAGGCGAAAAAACAGCTCGCTTGTTACTTACTCATTTTGGCTCGATTAAAGAAATTTTACTGGCAAAAGAAGAAGGTTTGGCAGAGATAGCAGGCATAGGCAAGCAAAAAGCCAAACAAATATGGCAGTTATTCAGTAAAAAAACATAATGAAAAAGTCTGCTTTTCAAAAAGATAAAAATAACTTACTGATAAAAAACATATTATTAAAATAAAAGATCTTGTTTGCTTTTTAAGCTCAAAAACAAAACAATTATAGTGTTAAATTTATGGAGCGTGAATGCTTAATCCAAACCCAAATAATAAAAATGCCAAGCTACTTGGACGTATCGGCTACTTAAATGTACTGCCTATTTACCATGCTTTGGAATCAGGGGCAATCAAACACGGCTATCAACTTTATTACGGACCTCCTGCCTCGCTTAATACGGCAATGGAACAGGGGCGTTTGGTTGCTTCTTCTTGCTCTTGTATAGAGTACGCCCGCAGACCGGA
It includes:
- a CDS encoding helix-hairpin-helix domain-containing protein, which gives rise to MGQHRKARSKTAFQAELLRLPGIGEKTARLLLTHFGSIKEILLAKEEGLAEIAGIGKQKAKQIWQLFSKKT